From a single Apostichopus japonicus isolate 1M-3 chromosome 12, ASM3797524v1, whole genome shotgun sequence genomic region:
- the LOC139977492 gene encoding protein AAR2 homolog isoform X1 translates to MFLDLGVSEAKLKACTRLLCAILKSNYVKGKNIRYKLISSPIGGGKMASMSQETAQKLFEEGAVLLFLDVPPGTEFGIDYTTWNTGEKFKGVKMIPAGIHFVHYSAVSLTQGDKAPRTGFFHCFGSREVLVKRWDPSLEDIRDEEVTSEEIEEKRNTLKELDPFLGVYPYDNFKKWVSLTNEITKDLVQKISPLCGKIASAAQLVPDDASRTTSDRAKLKERDEGSRSAEQNLPRMHSKPGTALRFSEIPMQSYPEGASPAEITRHSMDRSFTLSSLLAAHYDKEPQRILGEIQVAFICFLIGQVYDAFEQWKQLVALLCSCETAISEYGPLYSAFIQMMHFQLKEIPADFFVDIVSRDNFLTSTLRTFFQNIRSSEADEPLKEKCRRFQQNLTKKYRWDFESEPDDEAPIIVEL, encoded by the exons ATGTTTCTCGATTTGGGTGTTTCTGAAGCGAAGTTAAAAGCTTGCACCAGACTTCTGTGCGCtatattaaaatcaaattaCGTAAAAG GAAAGAATATTCGGTACAAACTGATATCTAGCCCCATTGGAGGTGGAAAAATGGCTTCTATGAGTCAAGAAACAGCCCAGAAGCTGTTTGAAGAAGGGGCAGTGTTGCTGTTTCTGGATGTCCCTCCCGGTACAGAGTTTGGTATCGATTACACCACTTGGAACACTGGTGAAAAGTTTAAAGGAGTCAAAATGATCCCAGCGGGGATTCATTTTGTTCATTACAGTGCTGTTAGCCTGACGCAAGGTGACAAAGCCCCTCGAACAGGCTTCTTTCACTGTTTTGGATCTCGAGAAGTCTTGGTCAAGAGATGGGACCCTTCGTTAGAGGATATCAGAGATGAAGAAGTCACCTCGGAAGAAATTGAGGAGAAGAGAAACACTCTGAAAGAGTTAGATCCCTTCTTAGGCGTTTACCCATATGACAATTTCAAAAAGTGGGTGTCTTTGACCAACGAAATCACCAAAGATTTAGTCCAAAAGATATCCCCTCTTTGTGGCAAGATAGCATCTGCCGCACAACTGGTACCCGATGATGCCTCCAGGACGACCTCTGACAGGGCTAAGCTGAAGGAAAGAGATGAAGGCAGTAGAAGTGCCGAACAGAATTTACCCAGAATGCACAGCAAGCCTGGCACAGCCCTTAGATTTTCAGAAATACCAATGCAGAGTTATCCGGAGGGTGCCTCTCCTGCAGAAATAACCAGACACAGCATGGACAGAAGTTTTACCTTATCATCTTTGCTGGCTGCCCATTATGATAAAGAGCCGCAGAGGATTCTGGGAGAAATCCAGGTAGCGTTCATCTGTTTCCTGATCGGTCAAGTCTACGATGCTTTTGAACAATGGAAGCAACTAGTAGCTCTTTTATGCTCTTGTGAAACCGCGATTTCAGAGTACGGGCCCCTCTATTCTGCTTTTATTCAAATGATGCACTTTCAACTGAAAGAAATCCCCGCGGACTTTTTCGTGGATATAGTCTCTAGAGATAATTTTCTCACGTCGACCCTGAGGACGTTCTTCCAAAACATACGGTCCTCTGAAGCTGACGAACCTTTAAAAGAGAAATGCAGGCGATTCCAGCAAAATTTAACAAAGAAGTATCGATGGGACTTTGAAAGTGAACCGGATGATGAGGCACCAATCATCGTTGaactttga
- the LOC139977492 gene encoding protein AAR2 homolog isoform X2, with amino-acid sequence MASMSQETAQKLFEEGAVLLFLDVPPGTEFGIDYTTWNTGEKFKGVKMIPAGIHFVHYSAVSLTQGDKAPRTGFFHCFGSREVLVKRWDPSLEDIRDEEVTSEEIEEKRNTLKELDPFLGVYPYDNFKKWVSLTNEITKDLVQKISPLCGKIASAAQLVPDDASRTTSDRAKLKERDEGSRSAEQNLPRMHSKPGTALRFSEIPMQSYPEGASPAEITRHSMDRSFTLSSLLAAHYDKEPQRILGEIQVAFICFLIGQVYDAFEQWKQLVALLCSCETAISEYGPLYSAFIQMMHFQLKEIPADFFVDIVSRDNFLTSTLRTFFQNIRSSEADEPLKEKCRRFQQNLTKKYRWDFESEPDDEAPIIVEL; translated from the coding sequence ATGGCTTCTATGAGTCAAGAAACAGCCCAGAAGCTGTTTGAAGAAGGGGCAGTGTTGCTGTTTCTGGATGTCCCTCCCGGTACAGAGTTTGGTATCGATTACACCACTTGGAACACTGGTGAAAAGTTTAAAGGAGTCAAAATGATCCCAGCGGGGATTCATTTTGTTCATTACAGTGCTGTTAGCCTGACGCAAGGTGACAAAGCCCCTCGAACAGGCTTCTTTCACTGTTTTGGATCTCGAGAAGTCTTGGTCAAGAGATGGGACCCTTCGTTAGAGGATATCAGAGATGAAGAAGTCACCTCGGAAGAAATTGAGGAGAAGAGAAACACTCTGAAAGAGTTAGATCCCTTCTTAGGCGTTTACCCATATGACAATTTCAAAAAGTGGGTGTCTTTGACCAACGAAATCACCAAAGATTTAGTCCAAAAGATATCCCCTCTTTGTGGCAAGATAGCATCTGCCGCACAACTGGTACCCGATGATGCCTCCAGGACGACCTCTGACAGGGCTAAGCTGAAGGAAAGAGATGAAGGCAGTAGAAGTGCCGAACAGAATTTACCCAGAATGCACAGCAAGCCTGGCACAGCCCTTAGATTTTCAGAAATACCAATGCAGAGTTATCCGGAGGGTGCCTCTCCTGCAGAAATAACCAGACACAGCATGGACAGAAGTTTTACCTTATCATCTTTGCTGGCTGCCCATTATGATAAAGAGCCGCAGAGGATTCTGGGAGAAATCCAGGTAGCGTTCATCTGTTTCCTGATCGGTCAAGTCTACGATGCTTTTGAACAATGGAAGCAACTAGTAGCTCTTTTATGCTCTTGTGAAACCGCGATTTCAGAGTACGGGCCCCTCTATTCTGCTTTTATTCAAATGATGCACTTTCAACTGAAAGAAATCCCCGCGGACTTTTTCGTGGATATAGTCTCTAGAGATAATTTTCTCACGTCGACCCTGAGGACGTTCTTCCAAAACATACGGTCCTCTGAAGCTGACGAACCTTTAAAAGAGAAATGCAGGCGATTCCAGCAAAATTTAACAAAGAAGTATCGATGGGACTTTGAAAGTGAACCGGATGATGAGGCACCAATCATCGTTGaactttga